The Labrus mixtus chromosome 16, fLabMix1.1, whole genome shotgun sequence genome window below encodes:
- the si:ch211-57n23.1 gene encoding uncharacterized protein si:ch211-57n23.1 encodes MLQGALSWAMLCLCCSLLLGDGGTGAAGLHMSGEPELEDSEWGSGSSLLHLLRSFPADSPFITETPDKPVNCSQRFWLPPSSAICWENIVGPEEFARSRLMVLQNRAALQAVSTSSGVEDGGISYEHQAREEVQGIQSDHQSVVETMQTMEKVFVSLEEKRKEGQEQGALTSLRRNLANTRGAIDGREQTANILEDHFSTLEKNLLNMQLRLNKLIQQ; translated from the exons ATGCTCCAGGGGGCACTAAGCTGGGCCATGCTCTGCCTCtgctgctccctcctcctcggGGATGGGGGGACAGGAGCGGCAGGGCTTCACATGTCTGGGGAACCAGAGCTGGAGGACTCGGAGTGGGGTTCTGGATCATCCCTTTTGCACCTGCTGCGCAGCTTCCCCGCTGACAGCCCCTTCATAACAGAGACCCCAGATAAACCGGTAAACTGCTCCCAGCGCTTTTGGCTCCCGCCGTCCTCTGCGATCTGCTGGGAGAACATCGTCGGGCCGGAGGAGTTCGCCAGGTCCCGTCTGATGGTTCTCCAGAACAGGGCCGCCTTGCAGGCTGTTTCCACGTCCAGTGGGGTGGAGGACGGAGGGATCTCATATGAGCACCAAGCTAGAGAGGAGGTCCAGGGGATCCAGTCGGACCACCAGAGTGTGGTAGAAACTATGCAGACCATGGAGAAGGTGTTTGTCTctctggaggagaagaggaaggaggggcaGGAGCAGGGGGCGCTCACCAG CTTGAGGAGAAATCTGGCCAACACCAGGGGTGCCATTGATGGAAGAGAGCAAACAGCAAACATCCTGGAGGATCACTTTTCTACATTAGAGAAGAATCTGCTCAACATGCAGCTTCGACTCAACAAACTCATCCAACAGTAA